The window CCGCCGACCAAAActcaaggggggggggaaataggaccccccctccacccgtgtcccccaccaccagctaaaTGAAAGTAATGGTAAATAACGCAAACAACCCTGGCAATAACGGTAAATACTGATGTCAAGTTGTGTATAATTCTTATGATCAAACATTAAAAGTCCCAATAagaacatctttttttttaaactgtttaaTACAATGTAACAGAGGGAGGGATTGATAACACGGGGATGACTGTCACAGACACGGCAGCAGCATGTGATACCTGTATTGTCATTGTTATCGGTTTGGTTACTAttattgtttttatattctgcaaTGTTTTGATATTAAATGCAAAATtccaataataattttttttaaaaaggaaatttacAGTTTTTGGGGAACGAGAGAGGAAAGCATGTTCCACagcaactagaattgtctgttctgaatttctgagcTGTACTGACCGTGATGACATTTGTAAACTCCTTTAACAGGATATTcaaaggggaggatttgcagcaagaaatctcaaaccaaacttcacatcgagatctgacagagtcactcgatttGTTAGGACGCGAAAACCATCGGCCATTTtatcatcagtgtgactggaaaagcatcgAGACACGGACACCCGCACCATggggaaaccgtggaaatgtgaggattgtgggaaggaattcactttCCCATCTGCGCTGGAAacacatcgacgcagtcacaccggcgagagaccgttcacctgctcagtgtgtgggaagagatttagaTCTTTgtccaacctgcggacacaccagcaagttcacaccggggagagaccattcacctgctccaagtgtgggaaaggattcagagattcatcctgcctgctggcacaccagcgcgttcacaccgGAGAGAAGCCGtttacctgctcagtgtgtgggaagagatttactAATTCATCTGACTtgttgagacaccagcgagttcactctggggagagaccattcacctgctccaattgtgggaaaggattccgAGATTCATTCTGCCTGCTGAGGCACCAGctagttcacaccggggagaagccgtTTATCTGCTCCGTGTGTAGGGAGGGATTTACTACTTCATCTGACTtgttgagacaccagcgagttcacactggagagaagccattcacctgctccatgtgtgggaaaggattcagagatTCATACAGCCTGTTgactcaccagcgagttcacactggggacaaGCCGTTTACCTGTTCAGTGTGTAGGAAAGCATTCGGAGATGCATCAGACCTGCGaacacaccagcaggttcacatcggggagaagccatttactGCTCCATGTctgggaaaggattctgagattcATCCAACCAgctgtcacaccagcgagttcacaccggggacattccattcacctgctccatgtctgGGAAAGGAATCAGagcttcatccaacctgctgactcaCAGgggagttcactctggggagagaccatttactGTGACCTGTGTATGGTAAAGGATTCTGAGATTCATCCAGCCTACTcacacaccagtgagttcacaacGGGGAGAGATCATTTACCTGTTctaactgtgggaagggattcactcagtcatcccacctgctgagacaccagcaggttcacaagttacaggggttggattctgctgtttttgctgctgtgaatcacatccaggactgaaccatgttcactcTGACAGTTGGTGATGTGGGAGGTCGGAGTGTTTCCCTCTGGACTGGCCAGTCTACCAAGTTTCATTCCAGGGGACTGATTCTCTTAGAGCGAGGGCACATTTCCACTGCAATGATCTGCAAAGGCAGATATGGTACATTAATTTTATCCTGTTTAGTAAATAGTCTTTTttccaccactgcagatgtcCTGTCTTGTCTTTCATCCGTCCTCATTCCGAGTGTTGGCCGCTGTCTAGACAATCTTTCTCACTGATTTCTCCgctgctctcactgcctgtcccATCGAGAGGCCAGTCCACATTCTGATATTATCCACCCAGAACATCTTGGGCCTTCCTTGTACACAGTTTCCAGGTGCCTGGCATTACCTTTGTCCAAACAGTCCCTTCCTGTTCACAACACATGTCCAAAATGCGTGAGCTTCCTCAATATCACTGCCTCAAACAGGTTCCTTTGAACACCAGCTTTCTCCAGCTCCCACTCATTCATCCACTTTGCCGTCCATGACAGACAGAATACCCGTCTGAGTCCTTTCAATTCAAACACTTTTATTGGAGCCTCGTCCGGCTTCTTGATGCTGCAGCTTTCACAGCCGCACATTGTCACCGGCCACACAAGGGCTTCCAGAAGATGAATGTTCATTGTAACCCAGATGCTGCAACTGCTCCACATCTTTAAGTGAGATCACAACACCATGGCGCTTCAGTCTGGCctgaattttaaaagaaattacAATTTAGTgtaccccaattctttttttttctaattaaggggcaatttagcgtggccaatccacctacccagcacatctttgggttgtgggggtgaaacacacgcagacatggggagaatgtgcaaactccacacggacagtgaccaggatcgaacccgggtcctcggcgtcgcgaggcagcagtgctaaccactgggccaccgtgcagccctttgGCTTTAATTTATTTGATGGATTCTGCATCTACTACTACTGGTAGatctaaaataaatacatttgtctcTGTTCCATTGAGTCTACAGCACAGGGCCAGGCCAGTCAGATCAAttggtctgtgtcagtatttatgctccacatgagcctccacccacccctcttcatctccccccatcagcatctccttctattcctttctccctcatgtatgtatctagctttcctttcaatggattcatgctgttcacctcaaccactcgctgtggtagtGAGCTCCACATCTCACCACTCGCTCggtaaagaggtttctactgAAATCCCTATTGGACAATTGAACATCTTCACCATTTTAAagacttccatcaggtcacccttcagccttctcttccaccctgggcaaaagcttctgacgatccactctgtccatgcccctcataatttggtagacatctagtcagcacggatttgtgaggggtaggtcttgccttacaagtcttattgacttctttgaggaggtgaccaagcatgtggatgaaggtaaagcagtggatgtagtgtacatggattttagtaaggcatttgataaggttccccattgtaggcttgtgcagaaagtaaggaggcgtgcgatagtgggaaatttggccagttggataacaaactggctaaccgatagaagacagagagttgtggtggatggcaaatattcagcctggagcccagttatcagtggcgtaccgcagggatcagtcctctgctgtttgtgattttcattaacgacttggatgagggagttgaagggtgggtcagtaaatttgcagatgatacgaagattggtggagttgtggacagtgaggagggctgttgtcggcttcaaagagacatagatagaatgcagagctgggctgagaagtggcagatggagtttaaccctgacaagtgtgaggttgtccattttggaaggacaaatatgaatgcggaatacagggttaacggtagggttcttggcaatgtggaggagcagagagatcttggggtctatgttcatagatctttgaaagttgccactcaagtggatagagctgtgaagaaggcctatggtgtgctagcgttcattagcagagggattgaatttaagagccgtgaggtgatgatgcagctgtacaaaaccttggtcaggccacatttggagtactgtatgcagttcttgtcgcctcattttaggaaggatgtggaagctttggaaaaggtgcaaaggagatttaccaggatgttgcctggaatggagagtaggtcatacgaggaaaggttgagggtgttaggccttttctcattagaacggagaaggatgagggacgacttgatagaggttataagatgattaggggaatagatagagtagacagtcagagactttttccccgggtgaaacacaccattacaaggggacataaatttaagataaatggtggaagatatagaggggatgtcagaggtaggttctttacccagagagtagtgggggcatggaatgcactgcctgtggaagtagttgaatcggaaacgttagggaccttcaagcggctattggataggtacatggattagggtagaataatggagtgtaggttaacttcttaagggcagcgcggtagcattgtgaatagcacaattgtttcacagctccagggtcccaaattcgatttcgacttgggttactgtctgtgtggagtctgcacatcctcgccgtgactgcgtgggtttcctccgggtactccggtttcctcccacagtccaaagatgtgcaggttgggtggattggccatgaaacattgtccaaaattctatgattaatctaggacaaatgttTGGCGCAACattgtggaccgaagggcctgttctgtgctgtatttctctatcactgtctgtgtggagtctgcacgtcctccccgtgtgtgcgtgggtttcctccgggtactccggtttcctcccacaatccacagatgtgcaggttaggtggattggccatgataaattgcccttagtgtccaaaattctattattaacctaggacaatagttcggcacaacatcgtgggccgaagggcctgttctgtgcggtatttctctatctatctctatcttaggGTAGACATCTTATAGGATCTTGGGTGTTTGCCCATAGACCCCTGAAGGCGGCAGGACAagtgaatagggtagttaaggcATACGGGACACctgcctttatcagtcatggaatagactataagagcagggaggtaatgTTGGAGCTGCAGAGGATTTTGGTTCAcctgcagctggagtactgtattcagttctgttcaccgcactataggaaggaggtTATTGCACGAGAGAGGGtgaagaagattcaccaggatgctactTGGAATGGAGCATTTTaactgtgaagagaggctggataagatcgggttgttttctttg of the Scyliorhinus canicula unplaced genomic scaffold, sScyCan1.1, whole genome shotgun sequence genome contains:
- the LOC119961553 gene encoding gastrula zinc finger protein XlCGF71.1-like isoform X1, producing the protein MGKPWKCEDCGKEFTFPSALETHRRSHTGERPFTCSVCGKRFRSLSNLRTHQQVHTGERPFTCSKCGKGFRDSSCLLAHQRVHTGEKPFTCSVCGKRFTNSSDLLRHQRVHSGERPFTCSNCGKGFRDSFCLLRHQLVHTGEKPFICSVCREGFTTSSDLLRHQRVHTGEKPFTCSMCGKGFRDSYSLLTHQRVHTGDKPFTCSVCRKAFGDASDLRTHQQVHIGEKPFTAPCLGKDSEIHPTSCHTSEFTPGTFHSPAPCLGKESELHPTC